A genomic stretch from Flavobacterium humidisoli includes:
- the ccoN gene encoding cytochrome-c oxidase, cbb3-type subunit I: MEMEQFYYDNKIVKKFIYATILFGVVGMLVGLTLAVMYLFPNMTDGISWLSYGRLRPLHTNAVIFAFVGNAFFAGMYYSLQRLLKARMFSDFLSNLHFWGWQLIIVAAAITLPLGYTSSKEYAELEWPIDIAIALIWVVMGINMIGTMLRRRERHLYVAIWFYLATFVTVAVLHIFNNIEIPVSALKSYSVYAGVQDALVQWWYGHNAVAFFLTTPFLGLMYYFVPKIANRPVYSYRLSIIHFWSLIFIYIWAGPHHLLYSALPNWAQNLGVAFSVMLIAPSWGGMINGLLTLRGAWDKVREEPVLKFFVVAITGYGMATFEGPMLSLKNVNAIAHYTDWIVAHVHVGALAWNGFMSFGIIYWLIPRMTKSELFSKKLANFHFWIGTLGIIVYTIPLYVAGFQQASMWKQFNPDGTLTYGNFLETVTAIMPMYWMRAIGGSLYLIGMLTLVYNIIMTVKAGNTIEDELAQAPALQTIKSSRLSGEKFHSWLERKPIQLTILATIAILIGGIIQIVPTIMVKSNIPTISSVKPYTPLELEGRDLYIREGCVGCHSQSVRPFRSEVERYGVQSKAGEFVYDHPFLWGSKRTGPDLLRVGGKYNDNWHFNHMWNPQSTSAGSIMPGYKWLFDNKPMDISLTQKKMQAMISLGVPYTPEEVANAQRTLREQAVKIEKNLESDPDFVKSYEDSRKKAAAKGEKFIPMNEREIVALIAYIQRLGTDIKVKETSK, from the coding sequence ATGGAAATGGAACAGTTTTATTACGACAACAAAATTGTAAAAAAATTCATTTACGCCACAATACTATTTGGTGTTGTGGGTATGTTAGTGGGGCTTACCCTTGCGGTAATGTACCTTTTTCCCAACATGACAGATGGGATTTCGTGGCTTAGTTACGGCCGTTTGAGACCGTTACATACCAATGCAGTTATTTTTGCCTTTGTGGGTAATGCTTTCTTTGCTGGTATGTACTACTCGCTACAAAGATTGCTAAAAGCCAGAATGTTTAGTGATTTTTTAAGTAACCTTCATTTCTGGGGATGGCAGTTAATTATTGTAGCAGCCGCAATTACACTTCCGTTAGGTTATACTTCTTCTAAAGAATATGCAGAGCTAGAGTGGCCAATTGATATTGCAATCGCCTTAATTTGGGTGGTAATGGGAATCAATATGATTGGAACCATGCTGCGTCGTAGAGAACGTCACTTGTATGTTGCAATCTGGTTTTATTTAGCAACATTTGTAACGGTAGCAGTACTTCATATTTTTAATAATATAGAAATTCCGGTTTCAGCTTTAAAAAGTTACTCTGTATATGCAGGTGTTCAGGATGCGCTTGTGCAATGGTGGTACGGACATAATGCGGTGGCATTCTTCCTTACAACTCCATTCTTGGGATTAATGTACTATTTCGTTCCAAAAATTGCAAACAGACCTGTTTATTCTTATAGATTATCTATTATTCACTTTTGGTCTTTAATCTTTATATATATATGGGCAGGACCTCACCACTTATTGTATTCTGCATTGCCAAACTGGGCTCAGAATTTAGGGGTTGCATTCTCAGTAATGTTAATTGCTCCATCTTGGGGAGGTATGATCAATGGTCTTCTTACGTTAAGAGGAGCTTGGGATAAAGTTCGTGAAGAACCCGTTTTAAAATTCTTCGTAGTTGCAATTACAGGTTACGGTATGGCAACTTTTGAAGGTCCGATGTTATCTTTAAAAAATGTAAATGCTATTGCCCACTATACAGACTGGATCGTAGCACACGTACACGTAGGTGCTTTGGCTTGGAATGGTTTCATGTCATTTGGTATCATTTATTGGTTGATTCCAAGAATGACAAAATCGGAGTTATTCTCTAAGAAATTAGCAAACTTCCATTTCTGGATTGGGACTTTAGGTATTATTGTGTATACAATTCCGTTATATGTAGCTGGTTTCCAACAAGCATCAATGTGGAAACAATTTAATCCAGATGGTACTTTAACTTATGGTAACTTTCTTGAAACCGTAACGGCTATTATGCCAATGTATTGGATGAGAGCTATTGGAGGTAGTTTGTATCTAATAGGTATGCTGACTTTGGTTTATAATATTATTATGACTGTAAAAGCTGGTAATACAATCGAAGATGAATTGGCTCAGGCTCCAGCTTTACAAACAATAAAAAGCAGTAGATTAAGTGGAGAGAAATTCCACTCATGGTTAGAAAGAAAACCAATCCAGTTAACCATTTTAGCAACTATTGCAATTTTAATTGGAGGTATTATTCAGATTGTTCCAACGATAATGGTAAAATCAAATATTCCGACAATTTCAAGTGTAAAACCATATACGCCATTAGAGCTTGAAGGACGTGATTTATATATCAGAGAAGGTTGCGTTGGATGTCACTCTCAGTCAGTTCGTCCATTCAGAAGTGAGGTTGAGCGTTATGGAGTTCAATCAAAAGCAGGTGAGTTTGTTTATGACCATCCATTCTTATGGGGATCAAAACGTACAGGTCCAGATTTGTTAAGAGTAGGTGGTAAGTATAATGATAATTGGCATTTTAATCACATGTGGAATCCACAAAGTACATCTGCTGGATCAATTATGCCAGGTTACAAATGGTTGTTTGATAACAAACCGATGGATATTTCATTGACTCAGAAGAAAATGCAGGCAATGATTTCTTTAGGGGTGCCATATACTCCAGAAGAGGTTGCAAATGCGCAAAGAACATTAAGAGAGCAGGCTGTTAAGATAGAAAAAAACTTAGAAAGCGATCCTGATTTTGTTAAGAGTTATGAAGACAGCCGTAAAAAAGCTGCTGCAAAAGGCGAGAAATTCATTCCGATGAACGAAAGAGAAATCGTTGCTTTAATCGCTTATATTCAAAGACTTGGTACTGATATTAAAGTAAAAGAAACTTCAAAATAA
- a CDS encoding cbb3-type cytochrome oxidase subunit 3, with protein MFEQIKHNMETISGIEIYPIISLLIFFLFFVGLGVWVFSYRKEKIQEMSNIPLDEGLSVITKDR; from the coding sequence ATGTTTGAACAAATAAAACACAATATGGAAACAATATCGGGTATAGAAATTTACCCGATTATTTCCCTCTTAATTTTCTTCTTATTCTTTGTAGGATTAGGCGTTTGGGTATTCTCTTATAGAAAAGAAAAAATTCAAGAAATGAGTAATATACCTTTAGATGAAGGACTTAGTGTAATTACAAAAGATAGATAA
- a CDS encoding cbb3-type cytochrome c oxidase N-terminal domain-containing protein yields MKKFFPVYVRVPLIFFIVFALMEYFIDSGDKPAFVKFPMVALFLFVFLFILIAIEITLSAVNRVMYQLLSPEEKAQKELEESLSFKESTWFKNLMHKLTKTEPIEKEADLLMDHDYDGIKELDNNLPPWWVYLFYICIIFGVIYVIRYDVLGADDQEMELKKEMAQAKIDVAEYMKTAPDLMDEKTVVLLTDAPSLEEGKTIFTTNCAACHRADAGGQIGPNLTDDKWILGGGIKNLFHTITNGGRDGKGMIAWKGTLKPKEIQKVASYILSLQGSNPKDPKESEGEVWVDDSAPKKDAATAAPKDTTEVKK; encoded by the coding sequence ATGAAAAAGTTTTTCCCAGTATATGTTAGAGTACCGTTGATTTTCTTCATCGTATTTGCTTTGATGGAATATTTTATAGACTCAGGTGATAAGCCAGCTTTTGTAAAGTTCCCAATGGTAGCCCTCTTTTTATTTGTCTTTTTATTTATTCTGATTGCAATCGAAATTACGCTTAGCGCTGTAAATCGAGTGATGTATCAATTGCTGTCACCAGAAGAAAAAGCGCAAAAAGAACTTGAAGAAAGTTTAAGCTTCAAAGAAAGCACTTGGTTTAAAAACCTTATGCATAAATTGACTAAAACAGAACCGATTGAAAAAGAAGCTGATTTATTGATGGATCATGATTATGACGGAATCAAAGAATTGGATAACAATTTGCCGCCATGGTGGGTGTATCTGTTTTACATCTGTATTATTTTCGGAGTAATTTATGTGATTCGCTATGATGTTTTAGGGGCTGATGATCAAGAAATGGAGCTGAAAAAAGAAATGGCTCAAGCAAAGATTGATGTTGCAGAATACATGAAAACAGCGCCAGATTTGATGGATGAGAAAACAGTTGTTTTGTTAACTGATGCACCAAGTTTAGAAGAAGGTAAAACAATCTTTACAACCAATTGTGCCGCGTGCCACCGTGCTGATGCGGGAGGGCAAATCGGACCAAACCTTACAGATGATAAATGGATTTTAGGAGGAGGAATTAAAAATCTGTTCCACACCATTACAAATGGAGGTAGAGACGGTAAGGGGATGATTGCCTGGAAAGGAACCCTTAAGCCAAAAGAAATACAAAAAGTTGCAAGTTATATTTTGTCTTTACAAGGAAGTAATCCTAAAGATCCAAAAGAATCAGAAGGAGAAGTTTGGGTAGATGATAGTGCTCCCAAAAAAGATGCGGCCACTGCAGCACCAAAAGATACCACAGAAGTTAAAAAATAA
- the ccoG gene encoding cytochrome c oxidase accessory protein CcoG: protein MSNLPDEAFRDTIGTIDEGGKRKFIFPKKPSGKFYDYRKIVSYVLLAILFVNPFIKVNGNQFMMFNIIERRFNIFGFPFWPQDFYLFVISMLVGVVFVILFTVVFGRIFCGWICPQTIFLEMVFRRIEYAIDGDRGSQSRLAKQEWNAEKIRKRVLKWTIFFLISFLIANIFLAYLVGSDALFLMIEQGPIKQASNFIALLIFTGVFYFVFVWFREQVCIIACPYGRLQGVLLDNKSINVAYDFVRGEKEEGRAKFNKKEDRALTGKGDCIDCLQCVHVCPMGIDIRNGTQLECTNCTACIDECDHIMESVGLPKGLIRYASEDEIAKKEPFRFTARMKGYTAVLFILLSIFVGMLFLRTDVQAVVLRLPGQLFQHNGEKISNVYTYKIVNKTMKDYNDIHFELIDQKGEIKNVGKRHFKVPKEGISQGTLFIEIDEVLLESDKTKVKIGVYNGSELIETTTTNFLGPRSFN from the coding sequence ATGTCAAATTTACCAGACGAAGCTTTTAGAGATACCATTGGAACAATAGATGAAGGTGGAAAACGAAAATTTATATTTCCTAAAAAACCGTCTGGTAAATTTTATGATTATAGAAAAATTGTCAGTTATGTTTTATTGGCAATTTTATTTGTAAATCCTTTTATTAAGGTTAATGGGAATCAATTTATGATGTTCAATATTATCGAACGTCGCTTTAATATTTTTGGATTCCCTTTTTGGCCACAGGATTTTTATCTCTTCGTAATTTCAATGCTTGTCGGCGTTGTATTTGTCATTTTATTTACGGTTGTTTTCGGAAGAATTTTTTGTGGCTGGATCTGCCCGCAGACTATTTTCCTCGAAATGGTTTTCCGCCGCATAGAATATGCGATTGATGGAGATCGTGGATCTCAGAGTCGTTTAGCAAAACAAGAATGGAATGCTGAGAAAATTAGAAAACGAGTTTTAAAATGGACGATTTTCTTCTTAATCTCTTTTCTTATTGCCAATATCTTTTTGGCATATTTGGTGGGAAGCGATGCTTTGTTTTTGATGATTGAACAGGGTCCGATAAAACAAGCAAGCAATTTTATAGCATTACTAATATTTACTGGAGTTTTCTATTTTGTCTTTGTATGGTTTCGCGAGCAGGTTTGCATTATTGCTTGTCCGTACGGAAGATTGCAAGGGGTTCTTTTAGATAATAAATCGATTAATGTTGCCTACGACTTTGTTCGTGGTGAAAAAGAAGAAGGGCGTGCAAAATTTAATAAAAAAGAAGATAGAGCATTAACAGGAAAAGGAGATTGTATTGATTGTCTTCAATGTGTTCATGTTTGCCCTATGGGAATTGACATTAGAAATGGAACACAGTTAGAATGTACAAATTGTACAGCTTGTATCGATGAATGCGATCATATTATGGAATCTGTTGGATTGCCAAAAGGTCTTATTCGCTACGCTTCTGAAGATGAAATTGCCAAAAAAGAACCTTTTAGGTTTACAGCAAGAATGAAAGGTTATACAGCTGTTCTCTTTATTTTATTGAGTATTTTTGTTGGAATGCTGTTTTTAAGAACAGACGTTCAAGCGGTAGTTTTACGTTTACCTGGTCAGTTGTTCCAGCATAATGGAGAAAAAATTAGTAATGTTTACACGTATAAAATTGTAAACAAAACAATGAAAGATTACAACGATATTCATTTTGAATTAATAGATCAGAAGGGAGAAATTAAAAATGTTGGAAAGAGACATTTTAAGGTTCCAAAAGAAGGAATTTCTCAAGGAACATTATTCATAGAAATCGATGAAGTTTTGTTAGAAAGTGATAAAACAAAGGTAAAAATAGGGGTTTACAACGGTTCTGAACTCATAGAAACAACAACAACAAATTTCTTAGGACCGCGTAGTTTTAATTAA
- a CDS encoding FixH family protein, with the protein MKFNWGTGIVIAFGLFMTFILYFVFEVQSNSKYDNDLVVEEYYKHDTHFQDEMARIQNAHDLQHKPSIKYTEEGVAVIFPAGFESDKVKGNIQLYRPSNKKFDFNTQIALTNSEIIIPQKKLLKGRWDVNMEWQYEGKKYLTKEVIYVN; encoded by the coding sequence ATGAAATTTAATTGGGGAACTGGAATTGTCATTGCATTCGGATTGTTTATGACATTTATTTTATATTTTGTTTTTGAAGTGCAGTCAAATTCTAAGTACGATAATGATCTGGTAGTTGAAGAATATTACAAACACGATACGCACTTTCAGGACGAAATGGCAAGAATTCAAAATGCACACGATTTACAGCATAAACCATCAATAAAATATACAGAAGAAGGTGTGGCGGTAATTTTTCCTGCAGGATTTGAAAGTGATAAGGTGAAAGGGAATATTCAGCTCTATAGACCTTCAAACAAAAAATTCGATTTTAACACTCAAATTGCTTTAACCAATTCAGAAATTATTATTCCGCAGAAAAAATTATTGAAAGGACGCTGGGATGTTAATATGGAATGGCAGTATGAAGGTAAAAAATATCTCACTAAAGAAGTTATTTACGTAAACTAA
- a CDS encoding sulfite exporter TauE/SafE family protein, protein MLFSAFFLGLISSLHCVGMCGPIAMMLPVDRQNEAKRVTQIMTYHFGRLTAYSAIGLIFGLLGRGFFLAGLQQKMSIIIGVIMIVVVLIPEKKFAQYNFSKPVYKIISKIKANLGSQFKNKSYKSLFTIGLLNGFLPCGMVYVALFGAIAMQSAGFGVLYMLLFGIGTIPLMTIVVYVNTLLKLPFRNKIQKAIPYVAVIIGVLFILRGLGLGIPYISPSNMSLFVQQTPNCH, encoded by the coding sequence ATGTTATTCTCTGCTTTCTTTTTGGGTTTAATCAGTAGTCTGCACTGTGTTGGAATGTGCGGGCCAATTGCGATGATGCTTCCTGTGGACAGGCAAAATGAAGCTAAAAGAGTAACGCAGATTATGACCTATCATTTTGGTCGGTTAACTGCTTATTCGGCAATTGGGTTAATTTTTGGATTGCTCGGAAGAGGTTTTTTTCTCGCAGGATTACAGCAGAAAATGTCAATAATTATTGGTGTAATTATGATTGTTGTGGTTTTGATTCCTGAGAAGAAATTTGCGCAATACAATTTTTCTAAGCCAGTATACAAAATCATTTCTAAAATTAAAGCAAATTTGGGAAGTCAGTTTAAAAACAAGAGTTATAAATCTCTTTTTACAATTGGTCTTCTAAACGGATTTTTGCCTTGCGGTATGGTGTACGTAGCTTTGTTTGGAGCAATTGCAATGCAGAGTGCAGGTTTTGGGGTGCTTTATATGCTTTTGTTTGGAATCGGAACAATTCCTTTGATGACTATTGTAGTGTATGTCAATACATTGCTGAAACTGCCTTTCAGAAACAAAATTCAAAAGGCAATTCCTTATGTAGCAGTTATAATTGGAGTTTTATTTATCCTTAGAGGATTAGGATTAGGTATTCCGTATATTTCTCCTTCAAACATGAGTTTATTTGTACAGCAGACTCCAAACTGCCACTAA
- the hemN gene encoding oxygen-independent coproporphyrinogen III oxidase, which produces MKISLTQKYNVPGPRYTSYPTVPYWNEAAFTAEKWITTLKQSFSESNSKNGISLYIHLPFCESMCTFCGCNKRITKNHSVEEKYIQAVLKEWKMYCHLLPEKPVIKEIHLGGGTPTFFSKENLENLINGIFENAVKAENHEFSFEGHPNNTTYEQLKKLYELGFRRVSFGVQDYSTTVQKAINRIQPFHNVAKVTFWAKEIGYTSIGHDIIFGLPFQTIEDVIDTVEKTNSLKPDRLAFYSYAHVPWIKGNGQRGFNDENLPKDSEKRKLYEIGKKLLIQNGYHEIGMDHFALAKDSLYKAAHNGNLHRNFMGYSASKTQVMIGLGVSSISDSWYSFAQNTKNLEEYYEILESDKLPVVKGHILNNEDLTIRKHILNLTCELETSWTGESLNFAELPEVIIALKEIENDNLIIIENNKIKITEEGRPFVRNICMAFDLHLKRKSPETNLFSMTV; this is translated from the coding sequence ATGAAAATTTCTTTGACACAAAAGTACAATGTCCCAGGTCCAAGATATACTAGTTACCCGACAGTTCCATATTGGAACGAAGCTGCTTTTACAGCAGAAAAATGGATTACTACTTTAAAACAATCATTCTCAGAAAGCAATTCAAAGAACGGAATCAGTTTATACATTCACCTTCCTTTTTGCGAAAGCATGTGCACTTTCTGCGGATGCAACAAACGTATTACTAAAAATCATTCAGTAGAAGAGAAATACATTCAGGCAGTTCTTAAGGAATGGAAAATGTACTGTCATTTACTTCCTGAAAAACCAGTTATTAAAGAAATACATTTAGGCGGAGGAACTCCAACATTCTTTTCAAAAGAAAACTTGGAGAACCTTATAAACGGAATTTTTGAAAATGCTGTAAAAGCCGAAAATCATGAGTTTAGTTTTGAAGGACACCCAAACAATACAACTTACGAACAGCTTAAAAAACTGTACGAATTAGGCTTTCGCCGAGTAAGTTTTGGAGTTCAAGATTACTCTACAACTGTTCAAAAAGCTATAAATAGAATTCAGCCATTTCATAATGTTGCCAAAGTGACTTTTTGGGCAAAAGAAATTGGCTACACTTCAATCGGACACGATATTATCTTTGGACTTCCGTTTCAAACCATCGAAGATGTAATAGATACAGTTGAAAAAACCAACTCATTAAAACCAGACAGACTAGCATTTTACAGTTATGCACACGTGCCTTGGATAAAAGGGAATGGACAACGTGGTTTTAATGACGAGAATCTTCCTAAAGATTCGGAAAAAAGAAAACTGTATGAAATTGGCAAAAAACTCTTAATTCAAAACGGTTATCATGAAATTGGCATGGATCATTTTGCTTTAGCAAAAGATAGTTTATATAAAGCCGCGCATAATGGAAATCTGCACAGAAACTTCATGGGTTATAGTGCTTCTAAAACACAGGTTATGATTGGACTTGGCGTATCTTCTATTAGCGACAGCTGGTATAGTTTTGCACAAAACACCAAAAACCTAGAAGAATATTACGAGATTTTAGAGTCTGACAAACTTCCTGTTGTAAAAGGTCATATTTTGAACAATGAAGATCTAACCATTAGAAAACATATTCTGAATTTAACCTGTGAATTGGAGACTTCCTGGACTGGTGAATCTCTAAATTTCGCCGAACTTCCTGAGGTTATAATTGCTTTAAAAGAAATTGAAAACGATAATTTAATTATTATAGAAAATAATAAAATCAAAATTACAGAAGAAGGAAGACCTTTTGTCCGCAATATTTGTATGGCTTTTGATTTACATCTAAAAAGAAAGTCACCGGAAACAAATTTGTTTTCGATGACTGTATAA
- a CDS encoding DoxX family protein, with amino-acid sequence MENVKSLNKWANSHTYLPVDLVRIVLGGFLFMKGVSFVTNIQYLHDLISPIDKYGGGMFMLHYIAPAHMIGGIMIIFGLLTRWAIAAQLPILFGAVLINFMGQMHSESLVLALIILFVCIFFLFYGSGKHSADYYFKMQQ; translated from the coding sequence ATGGAAAATGTAAAAAGTTTGAATAAATGGGCAAATTCGCACACTTATTTACCAGTTGATTTAGTACGTATTGTTTTGGGTGGATTTTTATTTATGAAAGGTGTCTCTTTCGTCACCAATATTCAATACCTGCATGATTTGATTTCCCCTATCGATAAGTATGGCGGAGGTATGTTTATGCTGCATTACATTGCTCCTGCCCACATGATTGGTGGTATAATGATTATTTTTGGACTTTTAACCAGATGGGCAATTGCAGCTCAATTACCCATTTTATTTGGGGCTGTGCTCATTAACTTTATGGGACAAATGCACTCCGAAAGTTTAGTTTTAGCATTAATCATTTTATTTGTCTGCATCTTTTTCCTATTCTATGGGAGCGGTAAACACTCGGCAGATTATTATTTTAAAATGCAACAATAA
- a CDS encoding acyl-CoA carboxylase subunit beta, whose amino-acid sequence MDLNFNKNEDHNKLLLSELKQKFAKVKLGGGEKRIEKLHAEGKMTARERIAYLLDENSKSIEIGGFAGEGMYPEHGGCPSGGVVVKIGYIRGKQCIVVANDATVKAGAWFPITGKKNLRAQEIAMENRLPIIYLVDSAGVYLPMQDEIFPDKEHFGRIFRNNAQMSSMGITQIAAVMGSCVAGGAYLPIMSDEALIVDKTGSIFLAGSYLVKAAIGETIDNETLGGATTHCEISGVTDYKAKDDKDALDKIKNIVDKIGDFDKAGYSRIKSEKPALEPNEIYGILPKARTEQYDMMEIIKRLVDNSEFEAYKEGYGQSLITGYARIDGWAVGIIANQRKVVKTKKGEMQFGGVIYSDSADKATRFIANCNQKKIPLVFLQDVTGFMVGSKSEHGGIIKDGAKMVNAVSNSVVPKFTVIVGNSYGAGNYAMCGKAYDPRLIFAWPSAELAVMGGTQAAKVLAQIEASSLKAKGEKVDEAKETELFNKIKARYDEQTSPYYAASRLWTDAIIDPLETRNWISIGIEAANHAPIQKPFNLGVIQV is encoded by the coding sequence ATGGATTTAAACTTCAATAAAAACGAAGATCACAATAAATTACTCCTTTCAGAATTAAAACAAAAATTCGCAAAAGTAAAATTGGGCGGAGGCGAAAAAAGAATCGAGAAACTGCATGCTGAAGGTAAAATGACAGCTCGTGAAAGAATTGCCTATTTGTTGGATGAAAATTCTAAAAGTATTGAAATTGGAGGGTTTGCTGGAGAAGGCATGTACCCAGAACATGGTGGCTGCCCTTCTGGAGGTGTTGTGGTTAAAATTGGATATATTAGAGGCAAACAATGTATCGTAGTTGCCAATGATGCAACTGTAAAAGCCGGAGCTTGGTTTCCGATTACAGGAAAGAAAAATCTTCGTGCGCAGGAAATTGCCATGGAAAACCGACTTCCAATAATTTATCTTGTTGACAGCGCAGGAGTTTATCTGCCAATGCAGGATGAAATTTTTCCTGACAAAGAACATTTTGGGCGTATTTTTAGAAACAATGCTCAAATGAGCAGCATGGGCATTACCCAAATTGCTGCTGTTATGGGAAGCTGTGTTGCTGGAGGAGCTTATCTTCCAATTATGAGCGACGAAGCTCTAATCGTTGATAAAACGGGAAGTATTTTCCTTGCCGGAAGCTATTTAGTAAAAGCTGCTATTGGAGAAACAATAGACAATGAAACTTTAGGTGGTGCAACAACACATTGCGAAATTTCAGGCGTTACCGATTATAAAGCGAAAGACGATAAAGATGCTTTAGATAAAATCAAAAATATTGTAGATAAAATTGGTGATTTTGATAAAGCAGGATACAGCCGAATCAAATCAGAAAAACCAGCTTTAGAACCAAATGAGATTTACGGAATCCTTCCAAAAGCAAGAACCGAACAATACGATATGATGGAAATCATTAAGCGTCTGGTTGATAATTCAGAATTCGAAGCTTACAAAGAAGGTTACGGACAATCTCTAATTACGGGTTATGCCAGAATTGATGGCTGGGCTGTAGGGATTATTGCCAACCAAAGAAAAGTGGTGAAAACCAAAAAAGGAGAAATGCAGTTTGGCGGTGTTATATATTCTGACAGTGCCGATAAAGCTACTCGTTTTATTGCCAATTGCAACCAGAAAAAAATTCCATTGGTATTTTTACAAGATGTTACTGGTTTCATGGTAGGTTCAAAATCTGAACATGGCGGAATTATTAAAGACGGTGCCAAAATGGTAAATGCAGTAAGCAATTCAGTTGTTCCAAAATTCACAGTTATTGTCGGAAATTCTTATGGTGCAGGAAATTACGCCATGTGCGGAAAAGCGTACGACCCAAGATTAATATTTGCTTGGCCAAGCGCAGAACTTGCTGTAATGGGCGGAACTCAAGCAGCAAAAGTATTAGCACAAATTGAAGCTTCTTCGCTTAAAGCAAAAGGAGAAAAAGTCGATGAAGCAAAAGAAACAGAGCTATTCAATAAAATAAAAGCACGTTACGACGAGCAAACTTCACCTTATTATGCAGCCTCAAGACTATGGACAGATGCTATTATTGATCCATTGGAAACTCGTAATTGGATTTCTATCGGAATAGAAGCCGCAAACCACGCTCCTATCCAAAAACCATTTAATCTAGGAGTCATTCAGGTATAA
- the lpxD gene encoding UDP-3-O-(3-hydroxymyristoyl)glucosamine N-acyltransferase: MRSYSIQEINEVINGVIYGNTSQSITATEQLEKATTSEISFIGNKKYEKYWSTSNASIAVVNEDISIEPGENRAFIKVKNADLAMSQILALFAPPTPIFHNNIHKTATIDETAIIGEGAKIGAGCYIGPKVEIGANTIIYPNVTILDESTIGKNTIIWSGTVVRERCHIGSECIIHPNATIGADGFGFRPCTEKGLVKIPQIGNVIIGNGVEIGANSCVDRGKFSSTILGDGCKIDNLVQIGHNSKLGKFCIMAGNSGLAGSVTLGNGVIIGGSASIKDHTAIGDGAIIGAGSGVIGDVPAGKTMLGYPAVEARDALKQWATLKRMACAIKK; this comes from the coding sequence ATGAGATCCTATTCAATCCAAGAAATTAATGAAGTAATAAATGGCGTAATTTACGGCAACACTTCACAAAGCATAACTGCTACAGAACAATTAGAAAAAGCAACAACTTCGGAAATCTCATTTATCGGAAATAAAAAATACGAAAAATACTGGTCGACCTCTAATGCTTCCATTGCAGTTGTAAACGAAGACATTTCAATAGAACCTGGTGAAAACCGTGCTTTTATAAAAGTAAAAAATGCCGATTTGGCAATGTCGCAAATTCTTGCCCTTTTTGCTCCTCCTACTCCAATCTTTCATAACAATATTCATAAAACAGCAACTATAGACGAAACCGCTATAATTGGCGAAGGCGCTAAAATTGGCGCTGGCTGCTACATTGGCCCAAAAGTAGAAATTGGCGCTAACACCATAATTTACCCAAACGTGACCATTTTAGACGAATCAACTATTGGAAAAAATACTATTATTTGGTCAGGAACAGTAGTTCGTGAACGCTGTCATATCGGAAGCGAATGCATCATTCATCCAAATGCAACAATTGGTGCAGACGGTTTTGGATTTCGCCCTTGTACAGAAAAAGGATTGGTGAAGATTCCTCAAATTGGAAATGTAATTATTGGCAACGGTGTCGAGATTGGTGCAAACTCATGTGTTGATCGCGGAAAATTCAGCTCAACAATTCTAGGTGATGGATGCAAGATTGATAATTTAGTCCAAATTGGACATAATAGCAAATTAGGAAAGTTCTGTATTATGGCTGGAAATAGTGGTTTAGCTGGTTCTGTAACCCTAGGAAACGGAGTTATTATTGGCGGAAGCGCTTCTATAAAAGACCACACAGCAATTGGAGACGGAGCTATTATTGGTGCAGGATCTGGTGTTATAGGCGATGTGCCGGCAGGAAAAACAATGCTAGGTTATCCAGCTGTTGAAGCTCGTGATGCTTTAAAGCAATGGGCAACACTAAAGAGAATGGCTTGCGCTATTAAGAAATAA